The proteins below are encoded in one region of Bremerella sp. P1:
- a CDS encoding sigma-70 family RNA polymerase sigma factor, translated as MAELSPTEQFIQLLTENQNRLYGYIFSLICERSHAADVLQETNVVLWRKIEEFDHRKPFLPWAFTIARYQVLANLRDRKRDRVLLDSELVETISSEAESMAEQLDSVRDALSRCIERLNPSNRELIESRYFDAKPLDEIAQDSSRSMGAIKVALLRIRKRLGECIQHRLAAES; from the coding sequence ATGGCGGAGTTAAGCCCCACCGAGCAGTTCATCCAATTGCTTACCGAGAATCAAAACCGGCTTTATGGCTACATCTTCTCCCTTATTTGTGAGCGGAGCCATGCGGCAGACGTGCTTCAGGAAACGAATGTCGTTTTGTGGCGGAAGATCGAAGAGTTCGATCACCGTAAGCCATTTCTCCCCTGGGCATTCACGATCGCGCGCTACCAGGTGCTGGCCAACCTCCGCGACCGGAAACGGGACCGCGTTCTGCTCGACTCGGAACTTGTCGAAACGATTTCAAGCGAAGCCGAATCGATGGCCGAACAGCTTGACTCGGTCCGCGACGCACTCAGCCGATGTATCGAACGGTTGAATCCATCGAACCGCGAGTTGATTGAGAGTCGCTACTTCGACGCCAAGCCCCTGGATGAGATCGCCCAGGATTCCAGCCGCAGTATGGGAGCGATCAAGGTGGCCCTGCTTCGCATCCGCAAGCGGCTGGGCGAATGTATCCAACATCGACTTGCCGCTGAGAGTTAA
- a CDS encoding phosphate ABC transporter ATP-binding protein: protein MISTENLSISYHGRTVLRNVTIEAQPGKVLALVGPSGCGKSSFLAALNRMTEITPGANVEGQIRFDGQPIDQAFASSVQLRQNVGMIFQKPNPFPMSIRRNIELALREHGQRNRVALQQITETVLKEVGLWEEVHDRMDHSALELSGGQQQRLCIARALALKPKVMLMDEPCSALDPISAERVEQLIQSLRGDYTVIIVTHNLAQARRLADQLAVFWVRDGVGEIIEQGETEQLFACPSSEIVNAYLSGRKG from the coding sequence ATGATCTCGACCGAGAACCTCTCGATCTCGTATCACGGTCGCACCGTCCTACGCAACGTGACCATCGAAGCGCAACCAGGAAAGGTCCTGGCGTTGGTCGGACCTTCCGGCTGCGGCAAGAGCAGCTTCCTGGCCGCGCTGAACCGCATGACCGAGATCACCCCAGGAGCGAACGTCGAAGGGCAGATCCGCTTCGACGGCCAGCCGATCGACCAGGCGTTTGCTTCTTCGGTTCAACTACGCCAGAACGTAGGGATGATCTTCCAGAAGCCCAACCCGTTTCCGATGTCGATCCGACGGAATATCGAGTTAGCACTCAGGGAGCACGGCCAGCGCAATCGAGTCGCCCTACAGCAGATCACCGAGACGGTCCTCAAAGAGGTAGGCTTATGGGAGGAAGTGCACGATCGGATGGATCATTCGGCGCTGGAGCTTTCCGGCGGCCAACAGCAGCGGCTGTGCATTGCCCGAGCCTTGGCCCTTAAGCCCAAAGTGATGCTGATGGATGAACCGTGCAGCGCGCTCGATCCGATTTCCGCCGAACGAGTCGAGCAGTTGATTCAGTCGCTACGGGGCGACTACACGGTCATCATCGTGACCCACAACCTGGCCCAGGCCCGCCGGCTGGCCGACCAGTTGGCCGTCTTCTGGGTACGCGATGGGGTCGGTGAGATCATCGAGCAGGGTGAGACCGAACAGCTGTTCGCTTGCCCTTCGAGTGAGATCGTGAATGCCTACCTTTCAGGTAGAAAAGGCTAA
- the pstA gene encoding phosphate ABC transporter permease PstA, translating to MQKGDSSASARNELHHHWREIAVTVVVWLAAGLAMAILVWILADIAIRGISQVDLSFLTQDVQDAGLAGGIAPILLSTTLLLAVTMLIAIPLSLATALELTEGVVEDRWLARNVRRCLDILAGVPSIVFGLFGNALFVVTLGLGYSILSGSLTLACMILPLMIRTFEQAISAVPHEYRQAAAALGLGRTATLAQVVLPAAAPALVAGIVLSVGRALAETAALIFTAGYVARTPESLLDSGRTMSVHIYDMAMNVPGGGSRAYATACVLVILLLAINVSIAWLLRMTGLSSQTKSGGGQ from the coding sequence ATGCAAAAGGGTGACTCCTCCGCGTCTGCCAGAAACGAGCTTCATCATCACTGGCGTGAAATCGCGGTGACCGTCGTCGTCTGGCTGGCCGCCGGGCTGGCAATGGCGATTCTGGTGTGGATCCTGGCCGATATTGCCATCCGCGGAATCTCCCAAGTCGATCTTAGCTTCCTGACCCAAGACGTGCAGGATGCCGGACTGGCCGGCGGGATTGCCCCGATCCTTCTCTCGACGACGCTACTTCTCGCGGTGACTATGTTGATTGCGATTCCCCTTTCCCTGGCCACCGCTCTCGAATTGACCGAAGGCGTGGTAGAAGATCGTTGGCTAGCGCGGAACGTCCGCCGCTGCCTCGACATCCTGGCCGGCGTTCCCTCGATTGTGTTTGGCTTGTTCGGCAATGCCCTGTTCGTTGTTACGCTGGGGCTCGGTTATTCGATTCTCTCGGGCAGTTTGACGCTGGCCTGCATGATTCTGCCGCTGATGATTCGCACGTTCGAGCAAGCCATTTCCGCGGTCCCTCACGAATACCGCCAGGCCGCAGCGGCACTGGGCCTTGGACGCACGGCTACCCTGGCACAGGTGGTCTTGCCGGCAGCCGCCCCGGCGCTGGTGGCCGGCATCGTGCTGAGTGTCGGGCGAGCGCTAGCAGAGACGGCTGCGTTGATCTTTACGGCTGGCTATGTCGCGAGAACGCCTGAGTCGTTGCTCGATTCTGGTCGCACGATGAGCGTGCACATTTACGACATGGCAATGAACGTTCCCGGTGGCGGATCGCGGGCCTACGCCACGGCCTGCGTTTTGGTCATCCTACTGCTGGCCATCAACGTCAGTATTGCCTGGCTGCTGCGCATGACCGGTCTATCGAGCCAGACGAAATCGGGAGGCGGCCAATGA
- the pstC gene encoding phosphate ABC transporter permease subunit PstC, whose amino-acid sequence MPRSDQLLKIVCRTLAIGSAAVVLLIFCFLLRESWPAIASLGVVRFFTDESWHAQSGQFNLTPMIVATVITSLGAIILAAPLGIASAVFVQFYAPPALATWHRRLVELLAGIPSVVFGLWGLVVLAPLVASLGGSGQNLLTASIILGLMILPTIALLTDSAIGSVPRTWIQGAAALGLQRSAVVGKVVLPAAGRGIGAALVLAITRALGETMAVLMVAGNVATMPTSLLSPGRTLNANIALELGYATADHRSVLFVSGLMLMLIVSVLVIAASRSGGSSHAKG is encoded by the coding sequence ATGCCCAGAAGTGACCAGCTGCTCAAGATCGTTTGCCGCACGCTGGCGATCGGCTCGGCCGCGGTCGTGCTCCTGATATTCTGCTTCCTCCTGCGTGAGTCGTGGCCGGCGATCGCATCGCTGGGGGTCGTTCGTTTCTTTACTGACGAAAGTTGGCATGCCCAGTCAGGCCAGTTCAATCTCACACCGATGATCGTGGCGACGGTTATCACGAGCCTGGGAGCGATCATTCTGGCAGCACCGCTGGGGATTGCCTCGGCGGTGTTCGTTCAGTTCTATGCTCCCCCGGCGCTGGCCACTTGGCATCGGCGACTGGTGGAGCTTCTGGCCGGCATCCCTTCAGTCGTCTTTGGGTTGTGGGGATTGGTCGTTCTGGCTCCACTAGTGGCCTCGCTGGGCGGAAGCGGACAGAACCTGTTGACCGCCTCGATCATTCTCGGGCTGATGATCTTGCCCACCATCGCTCTGCTGACCGATAGTGCGATCGGTTCCGTGCCGCGAACATGGATTCAAGGCGCAGCCGCACTGGGCCTGCAGCGATCGGCCGTCGTGGGCAAGGTCGTCTTACCGGCTGCCGGCCGTGGTATCGGGGCGGCGTTAGTCTTGGCAATAACCCGCGCTTTGGGCGAGACGATGGCGGTCCTGATGGTGGCAGGCAATGTCGCCACAATGCCGACTTCGCTGCTGTCGCCAGGACGAACACTCAATGCGAACATTGCCTTGGAACTCGGGTATGCGACGGCCGATCATCGGTCGGTGCTGTTTGTCAGTGGCTTGATGTTGATGCTGATCGTCAGCGTCCTGGTGATTGCCGCTTCTCGCAGCGGAGGATCGTCCCATGCAAAAGGGTGA
- a CDS encoding phosphate ABC transporter substrate-binding protein has product MTRVTVLIVSLLVALPLAGCSGATRAEPSFEEGGVLRGKLLLTGSSTVAPLVTEIAKRYEQLHPQVRIDVQTGGSSKGIADARLGTADVGMASRGLKPDEADLIAHQIAADGVGLIVHADNPVGELTTEQILGIYTNKINNWKEVGGEDQEIIVVHKAEGRATLEVFLQHFGVDNPAVTPDVIVGENQHAIKTVAGSPGAIGYVSIGTAEADIEAGIPIRLLPLGGVAASTSNVASGAFPMSRPLNVVTTTSPTPLATQFIQYCQSPDVHDLVKSQYFVPTASETDAQK; this is encoded by the coding sequence ATGACGCGCGTCACCGTATTGATCGTTTCCCTGCTTGTTGCGCTGCCCCTGGCCGGATGCAGCGGCGCAACCCGCGCCGAGCCAAGCTTCGAAGAGGGTGGCGTCCTGCGCGGCAAGCTTTTGCTAACAGGCTCGAGCACGGTGGCTCCCCTGGTCACCGAGATTGCCAAGCGCTACGAGCAGCTGCATCCACAGGTTCGCATCGACGTACAGACGGGCGGCTCCAGCAAGGGGATCGCCGACGCGCGACTTGGCACGGCCGATGTGGGTATGGCAAGTCGTGGACTCAAGCCTGACGAAGCGGATCTAATCGCCCACCAAATCGCTGCCGATGGCGTGGGGTTGATTGTTCACGCCGACAATCCGGTTGGTGAACTGACCACGGAGCAGATCCTGGGTATCTACACCAACAAGATTAACAACTGGAAAGAAGTGGGCGGTGAAGACCAAGAGATCATCGTCGTTCATAAAGCGGAAGGCCGGGCGACGCTCGAAGTCTTTCTGCAGCACTTTGGCGTGGACAACCCGGCGGTGACCCCGGACGTGATCGTGGGCGAGAACCAGCACGCCATCAAGACAGTTGCCGGTTCGCCTGGGGCCATCGGATACGTATCGATTGGTACGGCGGAAGCCGATATCGAAGCCGGGATACCGATTCGATTGCTGCCGCTGGGTGGTGTGGCGGCAAGCACTTCAAATGTGGCCAGCGGTGCCTTTCCCATGAGCCGTCCCTTGAACGTGGTTACGACCACCTCCCCCACTCCCCTGGCGACGCAGTTTATTCAATACTGCCAGTCGCCCGACGTCCACGACCTGGTGAAGTCGCAGTACTTTGTGCCGACAGCAAGTGAGACGGATGCCCAGAAGTGA
- a CDS encoding ArsR/SmtB family transcription factor, producing the protein MKPALNILDQHDGEEISCASVLKVLADETRLAVVEQLLGGPKTVSEINEQLHVEPTLLSHHLKALRDAQLVIGKREGRYVSYSLAQALLNRRKGRAIDLGCCTISFS; encoded by the coding sequence ATGAAACCTGCACTCAACATTCTGGACCAGCACGATGGCGAGGAGATCTCGTGTGCCAGCGTGCTGAAAGTCCTGGCGGACGAAACGCGACTGGCAGTGGTCGAGCAACTGCTGGGCGGTCCGAAGACCGTTTCGGAAATCAACGAGCAGCTTCATGTCGAGCCAACATTGTTGTCGCATCACCTGAAAGCCCTGCGGGATGCTCAGCTGGTGATCGGCAAGCGGGAGGGACGCTACGTTTCCTATTCGCTCGCCCAAGCACTGCTCAACCGTCGCAAAGGACGCGCGATCGACCTGGGCTGCTGCACGATTTCCTTTTCGTAG
- a CDS encoding PQQ-binding-like beta-propeller repeat protein, protein MLILVLLGSSQLAGQATAQSNWFQFRGPTGQGIAATATLPKEWGPEKNIAWRQEVPGLGWSSPVVAGNRIFLTTAVPQSEEKKADQSLRTLCLDADTGKILWDVEVFLQDGETAPRIHGKNSHASPTPYLEGELVYVHFGHMGTACLRQKDGSIVWSTQELSYRPTHGNGGSPVIWGDHLIFSIDGADMQAVIALDKATGELAWKTERNVEDIPKYFSFSTPLLIEVDGKTQLISAGSGVVMAVDPSDGKEIWRAGYGKGYSVVPRPIFANGLVYVCTGYDRATLIAVRPDGEGDVTDSHIAFTIDRNVPLNPSLLSVGTSIYMISDNGILTCLDGLTGEVVWRERVGGNFSSSLLYADGVIYLLDEAGKSTVVKPGNEYEAVAENDLAERALSSLGVIDNDILLRTEKALYRIAD, encoded by the coding sequence ATGCTGATATTGGTACTACTGGGCAGTTCGCAGCTTGCCGGTCAGGCCACCGCACAGTCCAACTGGTTTCAGTTCCGTGGTCCAACAGGGCAGGGGATTGCTGCTACCGCAACCCTTCCCAAAGAGTGGGGACCGGAGAAGAACATCGCTTGGCGGCAGGAAGTGCCCGGGCTGGGTTGGTCGTCGCCGGTCGTGGCTGGCAACCGAATCTTCCTGACAACCGCCGTCCCGCAGAGTGAAGAGAAGAAGGCGGACCAGTCGCTTCGCACGTTGTGCCTGGATGCCGACACGGGAAAGATCCTCTGGGATGTCGAAGTCTTCCTGCAGGATGGCGAAACGGCTCCGCGGATCCATGGTAAGAACAGCCATGCCAGCCCCACGCCCTACCTGGAAGGGGAACTGGTTTACGTTCACTTCGGTCATATGGGCACCGCTTGTTTGCGCCAGAAGGATGGCTCAATCGTGTGGAGCACCCAGGAGCTGAGCTACCGGCCCACGCATGGCAATGGTGGTTCGCCCGTTATCTGGGGAGATCACCTGATCTTCAGTATTGACGGCGCCGACATGCAGGCGGTCATTGCCCTCGATAAAGCGACCGGTGAGCTTGCCTGGAAGACCGAACGCAACGTGGAGGACATCCCCAAGTACTTTTCTTTTAGCACGCCGCTATTGATCGAGGTCGACGGTAAGACACAGCTCATCTCAGCAGGCAGCGGCGTGGTGATGGCGGTTGATCCGAGCGATGGGAAAGAGATCTGGCGGGCAGGGTACGGCAAAGGGTACTCGGTCGTGCCGCGGCCTATTTTTGCTAACGGCTTGGTCTACGTGTGTACCGGTTACGACCGCGCGACGCTGATCGCCGTTCGCCCGGATGGCGAGGGAGATGTTACCGATTCGCATATCGCGTTCACTATCGACCGCAACGTACCGCTGAATCCTTCGCTGCTTTCGGTGGGCACGTCGATCTACATGATCTCGGACAATGGAATTCTGACCTGCCTGGATGGATTGACAGGCGAGGTCGTTTGGCGAGAACGCGTCGGTGGGAACTTCTCGTCGTCGCTGCTTTATGCCGACGGTGTGATCTACCTGCTGGACGAAGCCGGCAAGTCGACCGTGGTGAAGCCAGGCAACGAATATGAAGCGGTCGCGGAAAACGACTTGGCTGAACGTGCGTTGTCCAGCCTGGGCGTCATCGATAACGACATCCTGCTGCGAACCGAAAAAGCGTTGTACCGGATCGCGGACTAG
- a CDS encoding DUF1552 domain-containing protein — translation MGLNFRSLDRRRFLRGSGVALALPLFGSLLPSSAFGEAKPANPKRLGCFYFPDGVPMPLPEDPSYQEWAWFPHGDGNEFTFTNCMKPLESLKSELTVLSGFSHPLSRDTHGHNNADQFLTAAPTGGGDREYANTISLDQEYVKYVGDHTRIASLVMSTDGGTGTARGTHTISFDRNGRPIPAEHRPKQIFDMLFVKRNGDSARRLALSQSALDEMLADANSLKKSLSTHDRHRLEEYLDSVRQAEVKVEKAKQWLNVPLPTVDGDQLNLELTTDQPREYLQTMFDLIYLAFKTDSTRVATYQIGRENGVGRSDHLARAVGFNLAHQLSHETKNPDGWKNFGIYCQFLNEEFGRFLTKLKDTPEPAGTGSMLDNTLLLMGSASSAFHLSRNYPLILAGGKQMGFKHGQYINHAGMNFQGGPWLGKGEPWQDKAKGEDIPLSNLFATMLQRLGTGAESFADSTGTIANI, via the coding sequence ATGGGATTGAATTTTCGTAGCCTTGATCGAAGACGATTCTTACGCGGAAGCGGCGTCGCGCTGGCGTTGCCGCTGTTTGGTTCGCTGCTTCCCTCCTCGGCGTTTGGCGAAGCGAAGCCAGCCAATCCCAAACGCCTGGGCTGCTTCTACTTCCCCGATGGCGTTCCCATGCCGCTGCCGGAAGATCCGTCGTACCAGGAATGGGCTTGGTTTCCGCACGGCGATGGCAATGAGTTCACCTTCACCAATTGCATGAAGCCGCTCGAGTCGCTCAAGTCGGAGCTGACCGTCCTCTCTGGCTTTTCGCACCCTCTTTCGCGTGACACTCACGGACACAACAACGCCGATCAGTTTCTGACTGCGGCGCCGACCGGGGGCGGCGATCGCGAATACGCCAACACCATCTCGCTCGACCAGGAATACGTGAAGTATGTCGGCGACCACACTCGGATCGCGTCGCTGGTCATGTCGACCGATGGCGGGACAGGCACCGCTCGCGGTACGCATACGATTTCGTTCGACCGCAACGGACGCCCGATCCCTGCGGAACACCGCCCTAAGCAAATCTTCGACATGCTGTTCGTGAAGCGAAACGGCGACTCGGCACGTCGGTTGGCTCTCAGCCAGAGTGCCCTCGACGAGATGCTGGCCGATGCCAACTCGCTGAAAAAGTCCCTCTCGACGCACGATCGACACCGCCTAGAGGAATACCTCGACTCCGTCCGCCAGGCCGAAGTCAAAGTCGAAAAAGCGAAGCAGTGGCTCAACGTGCCCCTTCCGACCGTCGATGGCGACCAGCTGAATTTAGAGCTGACCACCGATCAGCCGCGTGAGTATTTGCAGACGATGTTCGATCTGATCTATCTCGCGTTCAAGACCGACTCGACGCGGGTAGCCACGTATCAAATCGGTCGTGAAAACGGCGTCGGCCGCAGTGATCACCTAGCCCGAGCCGTGGGCTTCAACCTGGCCCATCAGCTATCACATGAAACGAAGAACCCTGATGGCTGGAAGAACTTCGGCATCTACTGCCAGTTCCTCAACGAAGAGTTCGGACGCTTCCTCACGAAGCTGAAAGACACACCGGAACCGGCCGGCACCGGAAGTATGCTCGACAATACCCTGCTGCTGATGGGCTCGGCCTCGAGTGCTTTCCACCTGTCTCGCAACTACCCACTGATCCTCGCGGGCGGTAAGCAGATGGGCTTCAAGCACGGCCAGTACATCAACCACGCTGGGATGAACTTCCAAGGTGGTCCTTGGCTGGGTAAAGGCGAGCCATGGCAAGACAAGGCCAAGGGAGAGGATATTCCGCTTTCCAACTTGTTCGCCACCATGCTCCAGCGACTGGGCACTGGTGCCGAGTCGTTTGCCGATAGCACCGGCACGATCGCGAACATCTAG
- a CDS encoding DUF1592 domain-containing protein, whose amino-acid sequence MPKISNRICSLLLALCAAALLVPLMGIASAEPTTTDAGGEPLTLTELKSTGLERSRFHAHLAGEKPSASDDQPPQADLETFQSKIQPLLKQYCYDCHGPDTMEGNVQVSALNPDLLRGSDTDWWTEVFAAVTKGEMPPPDDYEMGDAERRQIVNWLSGQLEAASALRRQSGSHSAFRRLTRYEYNYALQDLLGLPWDFAKDLPPEPHSEEGFENSSELLHLSVSQFETYHRLAREALDRATVSGDRPKPLYWGIAMESAAQREWKQQDSQLAKKKKELAEQPEKLEAELAKLEENFRKPHGNAYYKQLSTGRTAPATWNYRGASYAFAPTDTKPEFPESFDCVAILPQSRRQNLIVELGNRLPDEGTMRVTVRASRVSTDSPGHPSLQLLFGWQASNEGRALLRVSDEDIPVTATSDEPQLIQWEVPLGEIYPRNSVRKTSKMGAIPSPSEYIRIANSAASSGDVQIDYVVVEAPVYTQWPPASHTNIFFASEHSGDEVAYAREILQRFMSRAWRRIPSQEEVDRKLKLFQVMRPQCDRFEDAVLEVLATILASPQFLYVAKSSPADDAQPSKIDNYGLASRLALFLWCSLPDDELLALAESGQLADDKVLAAQVDRMLNDPRSSRLSEHFVHQWLNLELLGFVNFKQLDPLLKEAMQHEPIALFDEILDQNSSVLDFLHSDYTMVNQRLAQHYRLPDVYGNHFRRVELKDDFRQGGLLTQAGVLAMNSDYPDSHPLKRAIWLLECLLADPPPPPPPAVPQIDLADPEIAKMTLKERIEDHRNHAACKSCHVKIDPWGIAFENYDALGKWRDNIRGKPVDASSQLFNGETLDGMDGLKRFLLENRQDQFMQATVQKLATFALGRPLRFEDRAEVEAITAQVRQDGDGLRTTIHAIVQSDLFKTQ is encoded by the coding sequence ATGCCGAAGATTTCGAATCGAATCTGTTCGCTGCTTTTAGCGCTGTGCGCGGCCGCTTTGTTGGTTCCCCTCATGGGTATTGCCAGCGCAGAACCTACGACCACCGACGCCGGTGGCGAACCTCTCACTCTGACCGAGCTCAAAAGCACAGGACTCGAGCGATCACGCTTTCACGCCCACCTCGCGGGTGAAAAGCCGTCGGCGAGCGATGACCAGCCTCCCCAGGCCGATTTGGAAACATTCCAATCAAAGATCCAACCACTGCTCAAGCAGTACTGCTACGATTGCCACGGCCCAGACACGATGGAAGGGAATGTGCAGGTCTCGGCACTCAACCCGGACCTGCTGAGAGGCAGCGATACCGACTGGTGGACCGAAGTTTTCGCGGCCGTCACCAAGGGCGAGATGCCACCGCCGGATGACTATGAAATGGGAGACGCTGAGCGCCGCCAGATCGTCAATTGGCTGTCCGGCCAGTTGGAAGCGGCTTCCGCCCTGCGTCGCCAATCAGGCTCGCACTCGGCCTTCCGCCGCCTGACGCGATATGAATACAACTATGCTCTGCAGGACTTGCTTGGCTTGCCCTGGGACTTTGCCAAAGACCTTCCGCCCGAACCCCATTCTGAAGAAGGCTTCGAGAACAGCTCGGAGCTGCTCCATCTATCCGTGTCCCAGTTCGAGACCTACCATCGCCTGGCCCGCGAAGCCCTTGATCGCGCAACGGTATCCGGCGATCGTCCTAAGCCACTGTACTGGGGTATCGCAATGGAGTCCGCTGCCCAGCGTGAATGGAAGCAGCAAGACTCGCAGCTCGCTAAGAAGAAAAAGGAACTCGCCGAACAACCAGAGAAGCTAGAAGCCGAACTGGCAAAACTCGAAGAGAACTTTCGCAAACCACACGGTAACGCCTACTACAAACAGCTCTCGACAGGACGCACGGCACCCGCCACGTGGAACTACCGCGGAGCATCCTACGCGTTTGCTCCGACCGACACGAAGCCGGAGTTTCCGGAAAGCTTCGACTGCGTCGCGATCCTGCCGCAGTCTCGACGACAGAATCTGATTGTCGAACTGGGCAATCGCTTGCCGGACGAAGGCACGATGCGCGTGACCGTCAGGGCTTCTCGTGTTAGTACGGATAGCCCTGGTCATCCGAGCTTGCAGCTACTATTCGGCTGGCAGGCAAGCAATGAAGGACGAGCGCTGCTCCGCGTTAGCGACGAAGACATTCCCGTCACCGCGACGTCCGACGAGCCCCAGTTGATTCAGTGGGAAGTTCCCCTGGGTGAAATCTACCCACGAAACTCCGTCCGCAAGACATCCAAAATGGGAGCGATCCCAAGTCCGTCTGAATACATCCGCATCGCCAACAGTGCCGCTTCGTCCGGCGATGTCCAAATCGACTACGTCGTCGTCGAGGCTCCTGTCTACACTCAATGGCCACCGGCTTCGCATACCAACATCTTCTTCGCCAGCGAGCACTCCGGCGATGAAGTCGCCTATGCCCGCGAGATCTTGCAGCGTTTCATGTCGCGTGCCTGGCGACGCATCCCTTCGCAGGAAGAAGTCGATCGCAAGCTCAAACTCTTCCAAGTGATGCGGCCCCAGTGCGATCGCTTCGAGGACGCCGTGCTCGAGGTGTTGGCCACCATACTCGCCTCACCTCAGTTTTTATACGTGGCCAAGTCTTCGCCGGCCGACGATGCCCAGCCATCGAAGATTGACAACTACGGCCTGGCATCGCGTCTGGCCCTATTCCTGTGGTGCAGCCTGCCTGATGACGAGCTACTAGCCTTGGCCGAAAGTGGCCAACTGGCCGACGATAAGGTGCTGGCCGCCCAGGTCGATCGCATGCTTAACGATCCCCGCAGCAGCCGACTTTCCGAGCACTTCGTGCATCAGTGGTTGAACCTCGAACTGCTAGGATTCGTCAACTTCAAGCAGCTCGATCCGCTGCTCAAAGAGGCGATGCAGCACGAGCCGATTGCCTTGTTCGATGAAATCCTCGATCAGAATTCCAGCGTCCTCGACTTCCTGCATTCCGATTACACGATGGTCAACCAGCGTCTTGCTCAGCACTACCGACTGCCGGATGTGTATGGCAATCACTTCCGCCGCGTTGAGCTGAAGGATGACTTCCGCCAAGGGGGCTTGCTCACGCAGGCCGGGGTCTTGGCGATGAACTCGGACTACCCCGACTCGCATCCGTTGAAGCGGGCCATCTGGCTATTGGAATGCCTGCTGGCCGATCCGCCGCCACCGCCACCACCGGCCGTGCCGCAGATTGACCTAGCCGATCCTGAGATCGCGAAGATGACCCTCAAGGAACGCATCGAGGATCATCGCAACCACGCCGCGTGCAAGTCGTGCCATGTGAAGATCGACCCATGGGGGATCGCCTTCGAGAACTACGACGCGTTGGGCAAGTGGCGTGACAACATCCGCGGCAAACCGGTCGATGCTTCCAGTCAATTGTTCAACGGGGAAACGCTGGACGGCATGGATGGCCTGAAACGCTTCCTGCTGGAAAACCGCCAAGATCAATTCATGCAAGCCACGGTCCAGAAGCTGGCCACGTTCGCCCTGGGGCGTCCGCTTCGCTTCGAGGACCGAGCCGAAGTCGAAGCCATCACCGCCCAGGTTCGCCAGGATGGGGATGGACTTCGCACCACGATCCACGCCATCGTCCAAAGTGATTTGTTCAAGACACAGTAG
- a CDS encoding ester cyclase, whose product MVSSRGVRVHGDKFRQLRQACGLTQEEASSKSGYSDRLIRKLERGGPVDFRTASDVFQTYDMLVESQFTLSDVLRQESNKNELEALMRRWFEEVYNQRDMNVIDELMHENVELLAEGNTAQGREAIHQRVGSVLQAFNPLTIVVDYVVCDGNQAVTYWSVTKKHVGPFAGIDATGRWVKVNGSSFAVVEQGQIIQVRDHWDVQDLIDQLVAPEE is encoded by the coding sequence ATGGTGAGTTCACGCGGGGTTCGTGTACACGGCGATAAGTTTCGCCAGTTGCGACAAGCCTGTGGTTTGACGCAGGAGGAAGCGTCGAGCAAGTCAGGCTACTCCGACCGCTTGATTCGAAAACTGGAACGAGGTGGTCCGGTCGACTTTCGCACGGCCAGTGATGTCTTCCAAACCTACGACATGCTAGTCGAGTCCCAGTTCACCTTGTCGGACGTCCTGCGTCAGGAATCGAACAAGAATGAACTCGAGGCATTGATGCGGCGTTGGTTTGAAGAGGTCTACAACCAGCGCGATATGAACGTGATCGATGAACTGATGCACGAGAACGTCGAGCTCTTGGCCGAGGGGAATACGGCCCAAGGTCGCGAAGCAATTCATCAGCGTGTCGGTTCGGTGCTGCAAGCGTTCAACCCACTGACCATCGTGGTTGACTATGTCGTATGCGACGGAAATCAGGCGGTGACCTATTGGAGCGTGACCAAAAAGCACGTCGGCCCGTTCGCCGGAATCGACGCAACGGGGCGATGGGTGAAGGTCAACGGGAGTTCATTCGCCGTCGTTGAACAAGGGCAGATTATCCAGGTACGCGACCACTGGGATGTTCAAGATCTCATTGATCAGCTGGTCGCGCCAGAAGAATAA